The following is a genomic window from Pelomonas sp. SE-A7.
TATCAGCCACATGGTGCCGGCCACGATCAGGCCGAACACGGCGATCGCCGCGAAGGCCGACAGGCCGCCCTTGGTCATGCCGGTGTAGAGCGCGCCCAGGGCCAGGATGCAGGCCTGTTCGTTGAAGTTCTGCACCGCGATGGAACGACCGGCGCCCATCAGGTTGTGGCCGCGGTGCTGCAAGAGCGCATTCATGGGCACGACCAGGTAGCCGCCCACCAGGCCCAGCACGATCAGGAAGGGCACGGCCACGTAGAGACTTGTCGCCACATTCAGGCCCATCACCAGCAGGCCCATCGCAATGCCCAGCGGGATCACCGCGGTAGCCCGCTCCAGCCGCATATACATAGAGGCCACCACGGCACCGACCGCCGTGCCTATGGCGACGACGCCGCCCAGGTTGGAGGCCTGGGTGGTGGTGTAGCCCAGGGCCGCCGCGGCCCAGGGGAAAAGAATGATGCGCAGATTGCCCGACACGCCCCAGAACAGCGTGGTCGTGGCCAGCGAGATCTGGCCCAGCTTGTCCTGCCACAGCCGCGAATTGCAGCTGGCGAAGTCGCGCACCAGCTCCAGCGGGCTGGTCGAGAGCCTTTGCAGCGGTGTGCTGGTGCGCGGAATGTAGAGATTGAAGACGGCGGCAATCGCATACAGCGCCACCAGGCTGCAGATCGCGGCCTCGGGCGGCGTGTCTATGCCGGTATCGAAGAAAGGCAGGTCCAGGCCCAGCAGCATGGGCGAGAGCTGCGGGCCGACCAGCTGGCCGCCCAGCAGGATGCCCAGGATGATGGAGGCGATGGTCAGGCCCTCGATCCAGCCATTGGCCTTGACCAGCTGCGAAGGCGGCAGCAGCTCGGTGAGGATGCCGTACTTGGCCGGCGAGTAGGCGGCGGCACCCAGGCCCACCACCGAATAGGCCAGCAGCGGATGCATGCCCAGCAGCATCATCAGGCAGCCCGCCACCTTGATCGTGTTCGAATAGAACATGACCTTGCCCTTGGGCACGGCGTCGGCGAAAGCGCCCACGAACGGGGCCAGCAGCACATAGAACAGCGCGAACATCGGGCCCAGAGCCGGAATCTGCCAGGCGGGCGCATGCGTGCTCTTCAGCAGTTCGATGGCTCCAACCAGCAAAGCCTGATCAGCCAGCGAGCTGAAGAACTGCGCTGACATGATGGTGTAGAAGCCTTTTTTCATGTACCCATCGATTACTGCGGGGGGTCGGCCCTGCACCCGGTGGGCACAAGCTCTCTCGATCTGTCCAGGCCGCGAAAAGGCTGGCTGAGGCCGTTCGCAGCAGCGGGTTTATAGCATGCCCCCCATAGGTGGGACAGTCGAATAGCGCCCGCGTTCGCGGGTGTCTGGAGGGGCCTGGAGCCTGGCCGCAACGATCGGCAGGCCCGGGGCCGGATGCCACAATTCCGACATGCCGCGCCCCATCGAAGCCCTGATCCATCAACGATCCCTCGCCCACAACCTGGCCCGCGCCCGCGCCTCGGCCCCGGACGCCCGGGTCTGGGCCGTGGTCAAGGCCAATGCCTACGGCCATGGCATTGACAACGTGTTCGAGGCGCTGCGCGGCGCCGACGGCTTTGCCTTGCTGGACCTGGACGAGGCCCAGAAGCTGCGCGAGCTGGGCTGGCGCGGCCCCATCCTCTTGCTGGAAGGCTGCTTCGAGACCCGCGACCTGGAGCTGTGCTCGCGGCTGCACCTCTGGCATGCGGTGCATTGCGAGCAGCAGATCGACTGGCTGGCGATGCACAAGACGCACGAGCCGCACCGGGTCTTCCTCAAGCTCAACAGCGGCATGAACCGCCTGGGCTTCACGCCCGCCGCCTTCCGCGCCGCCTGGACCCGGCTGAACGCCCTGCCCCAGGTCGACGAGATCTCGCTGATGACCCATTTCTCCGATGCCGACGCGCTGCGCAAAGGCACGGATGGCATCGCCCACCAGCTCGCCGCCTTCGAGGCCGCCTGCGCCGACCTGCCCGGCGAGCGCTCGGCCTGCAACAGCGCAGCCACCTTGCGCCATGCGGCGCGCGTCGGCGGCGACTGGGTGCGCGCCGGCATCATGACCTACGGCGGCGTACCCGATTTCCCCGAGCACGATGCCGCCCATTGGGACCTGCAGCCCGGCATGACGCTGCGCTCCAAGATCATCGCCGTCCAGCAGCTGCAGCCTGGCGACACCGTCGGCTACGGCAGCAGCTTCACCGCCGACAAGGCCATGCGCATCGGCATCGTGGCCTGCGGCTATGCCGACGGCTACCCGCGCCATGCCGGCAGCGGCACGCCCGTCCTGGTCGACGGCCAGCGCTCGGCGACCGTGGGCAGGGTCTCCATGGACATGCTGGCGGTGGACCTCGACGCCCTGCCGAACAGCGGCTTCGGCAGCGAAGTCACGCTGTGGGGTCAGGGCCCCAAGGGCAACGTCCTGCCTATCGACGAGGTGGCCCAGGCCGCCGGCACGATTGGCTACGAGCTGATGTGCGCCGTGACCCGGCGCGTGCCGGTCACGGTCGAGCGGATCGAGCACTGATGAACCTGCACTGGACGCCGGCCGACTGGGAGCTGGAGTTCACGGCCATCCGCGCCAGCGGCCCCGGCGGCCAGAACGTCAACAAGGTCTCGAACGCGGTCCACCTGCGCTTCGACATCGCTCGCTCCAGCCTGCCGGCGGTCATCAAGGAGCGGCTGCTCAAGCTCTCGGACCAGCGCATCACCAACGAGGGCGAGGTCGTGATCAAGGCCCAGGACTCGCGCAGCCTGGAACAGAACCGGGCCGAGGCGGTGCGGCGCCTGGTCGAGCTGGTGCAGAGCGTGGCCCACACGCCCAAGGCGCGGCGCGCCACCAAGCCGACCTATGGCTCGCAGCAGCGCCGGCTGGAGGGCAAAAGCCAGCGCGGCGATGTCAAGCGCGGGCGGCAGCCGGTGCGCGAGTAGCCAGCCAGACGCAGCCCAGACACAGGGCCATGCCGGCCACGGCCAGCACCGTCGGCTGCCAGCCTTCCAGCAGGGCCGAGATCCCCAGCGCGATCACCGGGATCACCACGCCGGTCAGTGCCGCGCCGGCCGCGCCCTTGCGCTGGGCCAGCTTGAAATACAGCACGAAGGCCGCCACCGAGCCCAGCAGGGTCAGGTACAGCAGGCTGGCCACATAGCGCAGACTGGCATCGAAATGCAGGCCGGCACCGGTGACCAGCGACAGGAACACCAGGAACAGCGAGCCATAGCCCATGCTCCAGGCCAGGATGGGAATCAGCGGCAGCGAGCGGCGCGTCAGCGTGAGCGTCAGCACATTGCCGGTGCAGGCCGCGACCACGGCGCCCAGGCCCAGCGTGAGCCCCAGGGCGGCGGTCGGCCGTGCGCCGGTGGCGGCGATCTCGGGCCAGAAGATCATGGTCACGCCGGCCACGCCGCCGGCCGCGGCCAGCAGGAAGCGGCGCGTGACCTGCTGGCCGAAGAAGATGCGGCCCGACAGTGCATTGCCGAACACCATCAGGCAGAACAGCACGGCCACCAGGCCGCTTGGGATGTGACGCTCGGCCTCGTAGACGCCCCAGTAGTTGCCGCTGTACTGGACCACGCCGGTGGCCAGCATCAGCCAATGGGCCGAGGCCGGCAGCCGTAGCGTCTCGCCGCGCCAGGCAGCCAGGCCGAACAGCAGCAGCGAAGCCAGGGCAAAGCGCCAGGCCACCGAGTTCAAGACCGGCACCGCGCTGTCCAGCTGGAACAGGATCACATGCCAGGTGCTGGCCCAGATCAGGGTCGGGGCCCAGAACAACCAGCGGGTGGGAATGCCTTGTTGCGAGGGAGCTGCTTGATCTGCCATCGTCGTTCAGGCGCTGCGCTTGAACGTGGCCAGCAGCGCGCCGGCGGCGATGAACAGCGAGCCGAACACGCGGTTCATGGCCTTGATATGCGAAGGCGAACGCAGGGCGGCCAGCACCTTGGCGGCCAGGGCGGTGTAGCCAGCCATCACCACCAGGTCGGTGAAGCACAGCGTGGCGCCTATCACCAGATACTGCGGCGCCAGCGCGGCGTGCAGGTCGAGGAACTGCGGCACCACGGCCAGCAGGAAGACCGTGCCCTTGGGGTTGACCGCGTTCAGGCCCCAGCCGCGCAGCACCAGCTGGCGGCGCGTCACCTGGCCGGCCTCCTGATCGGCCGCCACCATGGGTTTGGCCGGCGCGCGCCACTGCGCAATGCCCAGCCAGACCAGGTAGGCCACGCCCAGCCACTTGACGATGGCAAAGCCCAGCGAGGAGGCGGCGATCAGCGCGCCCAGGCCGGCACCGACCAGCACCACCTGGGTCAGGATGCCCAGCACCAGGCCGAAGGTGGTGAAGTAGCCGCGCCGGAAGCCATGATTGAGACCCGAGCTCATCGCGGCGACAGCGCCCGCACCGGGCGAGAGGCTGATCGCCCAGGAGGCGGCGAAGAAGGTCAACCAGACAGAGAGGTCCATGGCGCTACTGCTTTGTAAGTTCGTACGTTCCAAATGAAGACAGGGCCGGCAGGCCCTGACGGAGAAGCGTTTTAGCACGGCGACGCCGGCCACGCAGCAAGTCAGGCTTTGGCCGCGACAATCGCCCCCCATGGCCAAGGACAAGACCCTCTTCAGCTGCACCGAATGCGGCGGCACCAATGCCAAGTGGCTGGGCAAGTGCCCGCACTGCGGCGCCTGGAACACGCTGACCGAGACCCTGGCCGAGACGCCGGGCAAGAACCGCTACCAGGCCCTGGCCAAGAGCCAGGCCGTGGCCACGCTTTCGGAAATCGAAGCCACCGACGTGGATCGCACGCCCACCGGCCAGGAGGAATTGGACCGGGTGCTGGGCGGCGGCATCGTGCCCGGCGGCGTGGTGCTGATAGGCGGCGACCCGGGCATCGGCAAGTCGACGCTGCTGCTGCAGGCGGTCGAAGCCCTGTCTCAACAGGTCAAGGTGCTCTACGTGACCGGCGAGGAAAGCGGTGCCCAGGTGGCTATGCGCGCCCGCCGGCTCGGCCTGGTCGGCGCCAATGTGCGCGTGCTGGCCGAGATCAGCCTGGAGAAGATACTCGCCACGATCGAAGAAGAAGCGCCGGCCTTCTGCGTGATCGACTCGATCCAGACGCTGTACTCCGAGCAACTCAGCTCGGCCCCGGGCTCGGTGGCGCAGGTGCGCGAATGCGCGGCCCAGCTGACCCGCACGGCCAAGGCCGGCGGCTGCGCCATGGTGCTGGTGGGCCATGTCACCAAGGAAGGTGCCCTGGCCGGGCCGCGCGTGCTGGAGCACATCGTGGACACGGTGCTGTACTTCGAGGGCGACACCCACAGCAGCTACCGTCTGGTGCGCGCCATCAAGAACCGCTTCGGCGCGGTCAACGAGATCGGCGTGTTTGCGATGACGGACAAGGGGCTCAAGGGTGTCAGCAACCCCAGCGCGATCTTTCTGTCCACCCATGCCGAGCCGGTGCCCGGCTCCTGTGTGCTGGTGACTCTTGAGGGCACAAGGCCGTTGCTGGTCGAGCTGCAGGCCCTGGTCGATGGTGGCGGGCCCAGCCCGCGCCGGCTCTCGGTGGGCCTGGAGCGCGACCGCCTGGCCATGCTGCTGGCCGTGCTGCACCGCCATGCCGGCGTGATGACCAACGACCAGGACGTGTTCGTCAATGCCGTGGGCGGCGTGCGCATCAGCGAGCCGGCGGCCGACCTGGCCGTGATGCTGGCCATCCAGAGTTCGCTGCGAGGCAAGGCCCTGCCCAAGGGCTTCATCGCCTTCGGCGAGGTCGGCCTGGCCGGCGAGGTGCGACCGGCGCCGCGCGGCCAGGAGCGACTCAAGGAGGCGGCCAAGCTGGGCTTCTCCATCGCCGTCGTGCCCAAGGCCAATGCGCCCAAGAAACCGATTGAAGGCCTGCGCGTGCTGGCCGTCGAGCGCATCGAGGAAGCCATCACCGCGCTGCGCGAGTTCTGACCCATTCCTCCCAACCGCCGTTCGCATGCCATGAAGCCAGGATTCGCCGCCCTCCCCGAGCCGCCCTACTACGCGGTGATCTTCACCAGCCAGCGCACGCCCGGCGATGCCGGCTACAGCGAGGCCGCCGAGCGCATGCTTGCGCTGGCAGCCCAGCAGCCGGGCTACCTGGGTGTGGAGAGCTCGCGCGGCGCCGACGGCCTGGGCATCACGGTGTCGTACTGGGCCAGCCTCGAAGCCATCGCGACCTGGCGGGCGCAGATGGAACATGCGGCCACGCGCGACCAGGGCCGGGCCCAGTGGTACGAGCACTATGAATTGCGGGTCGCCAAGGTCGAGCGCGCCTATGGCTGGAGCCGGGGCGAACCCGAACCCCGCCCGTAGAATCGGCGGCCACTGCATTCAAGCAAGCAAACCGGCTTGCGCAAGGAGTAGCCCCCATGTCCATGGAAGACCGCGACGGCAAGATCTGGATGGACGGCCAATTGGTCGATTGGCGCGACGCCAAGATCCATGTCCTGACCCACACGCTGCACTATGGCTGCGGCGCCTTCGAGGGCGTGCGCGCCTACAAGACGGACAAGGGCACGGCCATCTTCCGCCTGCGCGAGCACACCGAACGGCTGTTCAACAGCGGCAAGATCCTGCGCATGAAGATCCCCTTCACGATCGAACAGGTCGAGGAGGCGCAAAAGGCCGTGGTGCGAGAGAACCAGCTGGAAAGCTGCTACCTGCGCCCGCTGATCTGGATAGGTTCCGAGAAGCTGGGCGTCAGCCCCAAGGGCAACAAGGTCCACGCGATGGTGGCCGCCTGGAGCTGGGGCGCCTACCTCGGCGAAGAGGGTCTGAAGCGCGGCATCCGCGTCAAGACCAGCAGCTACACGCGCCATCACGTCAACATCACGATGACGCAGGCCAAGACGGTGTCCAACTACACCAACTCCATCCTGGCCAACATGGAAGCCACCGACGACGGCTACGACGAGGCCATGCTGCTGGACGCCTCGGGCTTCGTGTCCGAAGGCGCGGGCGAGAACCTCTTCGTCATCAAGAACGGCGTGGTCTATACGCCCGACCTGTCGGCCGGCGCGCTCAACGGCATCACCCGCAACACCATCTTCCACATCTGCCAGGACCTGGGCCTGAAGCTGGTGGAGAAGCGCATCACCCGCGACGAGGTCTACATCTGCGACGAGGCCTTCTTCACAGGCACGGCCGCCGAGGTGACGCCGATCCGCGAGCTGGACCGCATCGAGCTGGGCAGCGGCTCGCGCGGCCCGATCACCGAGAAGATCCAGACCGCCTTCTTCGACATCGTGAACGGCCGCAACCCCAAGTACGCTCACTGGCTGAGCCTGGTTTGAATTCGAAGTAACAAGATAGAAAGCGCAAGAGCAATGAGCAGCAGCCCAGCAGCAAAGGCCGTGGTCGAAGTGACGGCCAAGGAAGTCCAGGGCCCCGGCGTGGTGGCCTGCCCCAATCCCAAGATGCCGCTGTGGAGCAACCACCCGCGGGTCTTCGTGGACGTGACCCACGAGGGCGGCGGCAAGTGCCCCTACTGCGGCACGGTCTACCAGCTCAAGGCCGGGGAAGTGATCCACGGCCATTGAGGCCGGTGATCAGCGCGCGACGGCCCGGGTGAGCAGGTAGTCCTGGACCACCAGGTTGTCGGCGAAATACGGGGCGATCAACGCCTCAAGCTCGGCACGCACCGCCGCCAGCTTGGCGGCATCGCCGGCGAGGCTCTCGACCAGCTTCTGGATAGGTCCAATCGAGGTTTCCATGAACAGGCGGTAATGCGCCGGGCTCAGCATGGGCACGGTCATGCGGCCGCGGCCGAAGAACGGCGGCTCGAAGCCCGCCGCCAGTCGCTCGGTGACTATGGCCGGAATGCCCCAGAGCGGCGGCGGCATGGCGCCGGCCGGCGGTGGCGGCGAATGCTTGGCGACGAAGCTGAAGGTACGGCCTATCAGGTGCTCCGGTGGCCAGGTGGCGAAGGCAATCCGGCCACCCGGCTTGAGCACGCGGCGCATCTCGGCCACCGCCATTTCCGGGCGCGGCGCAAACATGTGGCCGAACTGGCTCAGCACCACGTCGAATTCGCCATGCTCGTACGGCAGTTGCTCGGCATCGCCTTCGCTGAAAGCGATGTTGCCGAAGCCGGCCAGGGCCGCGTTGTCGCGCGCATGGCTCAGCAGGGCCGGCGTCAGGTCCAGCGCCCGAACCTTGGCCCCGGCCCGCGCCGCCGAAATGGCGACCACGCCGGTGCCGCAGCCGACATCCAGCACCGCCTCGCCCGGCCGCACGCCGGCGAAGCGCACCAGGTTGGCGGCTTCCGGCGTGGTGAAGGTGGCGGTGGGAGCGAACGACGCCCACATCTCGCGCTGGCGCTGCTTCAGCTCGGCAAAGGGATCCTGGCCCATGGCGATCTCCATCTGGCGGGCCTGGACAAGGGCCGGCCCCGGACGCGCCCGCGACGCCGGGTCGGCTGAGGAAGAAGCCTCGCCCTGGATCGGGCGGGGCGTCGATATTACGCCGCGCCCCCGGCGCAAAGATGGCCTGCGCAGGCGCTCTCCCTACAATGCAGGCATGCCTCACGCCGCCGTTCCCTCCTCCGTGCTGCTCGCCTCGCCCGAGGCCACCGAGCAGCAGTTCTACGAAGCGCTGCAGCACGCGGACCTGGAAAAGCTGATGGGCGTCTGGTCGGACGAGGACGAGGTCTCCTGCGTTCATCCGGGCGGTCCGCGCCTGGTGGGCCTGCGTGCCATCCGCGCCGCGTTCGAGACCCTGTTCGGCCAGGGACCGATCACCGTCCACCCCGAACGCGTGCGCCGCCTGCAGACCGCCGAGACCGCCGTCCACCAGGTGCTGGAGCGGGTGCAGGTGGCCGGCCCCGAGGACAAGCCCCAGACCGCCTGGGTGATCGCCAGCAATGTCTACGTGAAGACGGCCCTGGGCTGGCGCATGGTGCTGCACCATGCCA
Proteins encoded in this region:
- the lplT gene encoding lysophospholipid transporter LplT, with protein sequence MKKGFYTIMSAQFFSSLADQALLVGAIELLKSTHAPAWQIPALGPMFALFYVLLAPFVGAFADAVPKGKVMFYSNTIKVAGCLMMLLGMHPLLAYSVVGLGAAAYSPAKYGILTELLPPSQLVKANGWIEGLTIASIILGILLGGQLVGPQLSPMLLGLDLPFFDTGIDTPPEAAICSLVALYAIAAVFNLYIPRTSTPLQRLSTSPLELVRDFASCNSRLWQDKLGQISLATTTLFWGVSGNLRIILFPWAAAALGYTTTQASNLGGVVAIGTAVGAVVASMYMRLERATAVIPLGIAMGLLVMGLNVATSLYVAVPFLIVLGLVGGYLVVPMNALLQHRGHNLMGAGRSIAVQNFNEQACILALGALYTGMTKGGLSAFAAIAVFGLIVAGTMWLIRRWHQNNCVKHGPEVERLLEIARSDCGH
- the alr gene encoding alanine racemase; its protein translation is MPRPIEALIHQRSLAHNLARARASAPDARVWAVVKANAYGHGIDNVFEALRGADGFALLDLDEAQKLRELGWRGPILLLEGCFETRDLELCSRLHLWHAVHCEQQIDWLAMHKTHEPHRVFLKLNSGMNRLGFTPAAFRAAWTRLNALPQVDEISLMTHFSDADALRKGTDGIAHQLAAFEAACADLPGERSACNSAATLRHAARVGGDWVRAGIMTYGGVPDFPEHDAAHWDLQPGMTLRSKIIAVQQLQPGDTVGYGSSFTADKAMRIGIVACGYADGYPRHAGSGTPVLVDGQRSATVGRVSMDMLAVDLDALPNSGFGSEVTLWGQGPKGNVLPIDEVAQAAGTIGYELMCAVTRRVPVTVERIEH
- the arfB gene encoding alternative ribosome rescue aminoacyl-tRNA hydrolase ArfB — protein: MNLHWTPADWELEFTAIRASGPGGQNVNKVSNAVHLRFDIARSSLPAVIKERLLKLSDQRITNEGEVVIKAQDSRSLEQNRAEAVRRLVELVQSVAHTPKARRATKPTYGSQQRRLEGKSQRGDVKRGRQPVRE
- a CDS encoding DMT family transporter → MADQAAPSQQGIPTRWLFWAPTLIWASTWHVILFQLDSAVPVLNSVAWRFALASLLLFGLAAWRGETLRLPASAHWLMLATGVVQYSGNYWGVYEAERHIPSGLVAVLFCLMVFGNALSGRIFFGQQVTRRFLLAAAGGVAGVTMIFWPEIAATGARPTAALGLTLGLGAVVAACTGNVLTLTLTRRSLPLIPILAWSMGYGSLFLVFLSLVTGAGLHFDASLRYVASLLYLTLLGSVAAFVLYFKLAQRKGAAGAALTGVVIPVIALGISALLEGWQPTVLAVAGMALCLGCVWLATRAPAAARA
- a CDS encoding LysE family transporter is translated as MDLSVWLTFFAASWAISLSPGAGAVAAMSSGLNHGFRRGYFTTFGLVLGILTQVVLVGAGLGALIAASSLGFAIVKWLGVAYLVWLGIAQWRAPAKPMVAADQEAGQVTRRQLVLRGWGLNAVNPKGTVFLLAVVPQFLDLHAALAPQYLVIGATLCFTDLVVMAGYTALAAKVLAALRSPSHIKAMNRVFGSLFIAAGALLATFKRSA
- the radA gene encoding DNA repair protein RadA, which gives rise to MAKDKTLFSCTECGGTNAKWLGKCPHCGAWNTLTETLAETPGKNRYQALAKSQAVATLSEIEATDVDRTPTGQEELDRVLGGGIVPGGVVLIGGDPGIGKSTLLLQAVEALSQQVKVLYVTGEESGAQVAMRARRLGLVGANVRVLAEISLEKILATIEEEAPAFCVIDSIQTLYSEQLSSAPGSVAQVRECAAQLTRTAKAGGCAMVLVGHVTKEGALAGPRVLEHIVDTVLYFEGDTHSSYRLVRAIKNRFGAVNEIGVFAMTDKGLKGVSNPSAIFLSTHAEPVPGSCVLVTLEGTRPLLVELQALVDGGGPSPRRLSVGLERDRLAMLLAVLHRHAGVMTNDQDVFVNAVGGVRISEPAADLAVMLAIQSSLRGKALPKGFIAFGEVGLAGEVRPAPRGQERLKEAAKLGFSIAVVPKANAPKKPIEGLRVLAVERIEEAITALREF
- a CDS encoding antibiotic biosynthesis monooxygenase; this encodes MKPGFAALPEPPYYAVIFTSQRTPGDAGYSEAAERMLALAAQQPGYLGVESSRGADGLGITVSYWASLEAIATWRAQMEHAATRDQGRAQWYEHYELRVAKVERAYGWSRGEPEPRP
- a CDS encoding branched-chain amino acid transaminase, coding for MSMEDRDGKIWMDGQLVDWRDAKIHVLTHTLHYGCGAFEGVRAYKTDKGTAIFRLREHTERLFNSGKILRMKIPFTIEQVEEAQKAVVRENQLESCYLRPLIWIGSEKLGVSPKGNKVHAMVAAWSWGAYLGEEGLKRGIRVKTSSYTRHHVNITMTQAKTVSNYTNSILANMEATDDGYDEAMLLDASGFVSEGAGENLFVIKNGVVYTPDLSAGALNGITRNTIFHICQDLGLKLVEKRITRDEVYICDEAFFTGTAAEVTPIRELDRIELGSGSRGPITEKIQTAFFDIVNGRNPKYAHWLSLV
- a CDS encoding zinc-finger domain-containing protein encodes the protein MSSSPAAKAVVEVTAKEVQGPGVVACPNPKMPLWSNHPRVFVDVTHEGGGKCPYCGTVYQLKAGEVIHGH
- a CDS encoding class I SAM-dependent methyltransferase; this translates as MGQDPFAELKQRQREMWASFAPTATFTTPEAANLVRFAGVRPGEAVLDVGCGTGVVAISAARAGAKVRALDLTPALLSHARDNAALAGFGNIAFSEGDAEQLPYEHGEFDVVLSQFGHMFAPRPEMAVAEMRRVLKPGGRIAFATWPPEHLIGRTFSFVAKHSPPPPAGAMPPPLWGIPAIVTERLAAGFEPPFFGRGRMTVPMLSPAHYRLFMETSIGPIQKLVESLAGDAAKLAAVRAELEALIAPYFADNLVVQDYLLTRAVAR
- a CDS encoding nuclear transport factor 2 family protein, which codes for MPHAAVPSSVLLASPEATEQQFYEALQHADLEKLMGVWSDEDEVSCVHPGGPRLVGLRAIRAAFETLFGQGPITVHPERVRRLQTAETAVHQVLERVQVAGPEDKPQTAWVIASNVYVKTALGWRMVLHHASPGSASDVQELSEGPAILH